The region acggTGTTGCTAGAATCTTGTCGACAGATCCAAAGCCATCTACCACACCTCTTGGATCGTCTCATAGCCGCGCCCCAAAATTTGCGAATATTCCTCCTGCTCCTGCTCAAACATGAGAGTCATTGCTATTTTCGTCACCGTTTTGGCAGTATCGTTGGTAAGTTATCGTTTGTATCCACAGTATTTGGTAATGAGAAACCGACTCAAATTCACGTGGCGAAACAATCCAGTCAAATACTCATATCGACTATTGCTGATGACTAAACAATATCTGTAGTTTTATATTTACGTGTACCTAAAAGTCTTTTctggaatttatttcattcactCCGGCACTGCGTCGGATGTTCATTCCGTCATTGTAATCCGTGACAGTACAACAATTGTTGTTCTTCGATCCACAGGCAGCCCCAACGGAGTCAGGATGTTATTCTGGGGAGGTGGATGCGTCGAAGAAGGTGGAAAAGTCCTCTCCAGAAGGTCCTGTTCTGCAGGACGAAAGCGTCCAAGTGGAAAAGGAGGCGGAGCAGATGAATAAGAATCCGATTGGAACAGAAGTGAAGACTCAAGAAGCACCGGATTCTGCTGCATCTGATAATGAGGAAAGCAATGACGACGAAGTATCAACCGATAAGGAACCCCCGTACAAGAAGCCGACCATCGACGATTACAAGGATATATGCCGAGCGACAACTGGAGTCACATTTGAGCAAGTTGCGGTTCTCGGCGAGAAATTGGACGACGATGCTCCGCAGGAAATGAAGTGCTACGTTCAGTGTATGGAGGAGTATCTTGGAAACGTGAGTAAGATGGCATTGTGAGGTTGTCGGTATGCGGGGCATGGATCAAACATTCGTTTCGAACTTGAAAAGAAGCGGAGAGAAGTGGAATGATGATGGGAAATCGGTCTAATTTTTACATCTTTCTTCGACAGGTACGTGATAAAGTGTTGGAAAGGTACGATACCATGTTTTACAAGACCTTGCAGCTCGTGGATGAGAATAAGGACAAAGGTTACGAAATATGCGACAGCATAGGTAAGTTAATTACCTGAATCCGTGATCAACACCGTTAGATCGGTTTAAAATCAGCTGGCGATCAATTCTGACGCACCGACTGATGGTAAATTTTCGTGGAACGATACTCATTCTTGAGTGACACGAGTGATGAGATTAGTGGCTGACCATAAGGTTGGAAAATATAGTAGTCGACGCTCCTCGTGTGAAAATAAGGTGGATAGTTTTTAAGATTCTCCTATTTGGTAGCAGCGTATATTagtgaattttaatttctgaaTTCTGCTTCCAGTGACTGACGATCCTTGCCATTCGtcgtatttgaaatttgcCTGTTACTTGAGAGCAGGGAAGTAGAAAGGCTGGAAACTCGGCTAACGGGATCTGAACTGATGATTGTTATTTCGATTGATTATGTCCAATGATCGTTTATCTGTAACCAAATCCATACAAGCAGTGTCacgataataaattattttttgaggtataaaagagaagaagagtaagaaaacaaaatttggaaGGATCATTGTAATTCGGTACCTTGAAGTGTTTCTTATACGTATCTAAGAATTTGCACGAGTGGGtgtttaaaaaagaaactaatcGATTACATCCACCGTATGAATGAAATAATGTGATTTTCAAACCTCCCTTCAAACATGAAAATGTTCGTTTTTACGCCCCATAGAAAGAGAGACGTCGCTGAACTTTGATATCGAATCTAAGTACGGCTTCTTCAGACAGCTTCGTACCAATCTTGagtaagaagagaaaaaaaactgaattttgattggaaaataaataggACATTGGTGGTGAGAGGCCAGGGGATGGTTAAAAAGTTTAGAAGACGAGTCTGCCGAGAAGTGATAAAAGATAGATGGagagaatagaatagaatagaacaGAGTAGGGCTTATTATTATCGGTAACAATATTGGACAAACTTCGAAGCCTTGTTAAGAAAGAACTTGAAGAATAGCGTTGAAGGCTAAATGATTAGAGCTAAGATCATGGAGTAGAAGGAGACAAAACTACAGGAATAAAAATGGGAATAAAGTCTATGTGGCGCTGTTAATAGTGCGGAACCGATTACTTCCAGTTCACTATATAAGTCATTAGGCTTACGAGTACTGTTCTATTTCGGGGCAACATGACCGCAGTAAAGAAGGTTGCATCGTTGTTGGGTCATGTGACATGAAGTGTTAATGTATGAAGCTTTTTctgtttataaaataaacaatggGTAAAACGTGCGTAATTTCCCGATGCCATTTTCATgatatttataacaaaaaaaaaaaaaaaaaaagtgctgGACAGCTACGAAAACAGTCTAGACTCACTTAGCACGTAAATATAAAGTAAAGCTATTGCACACTCGAATAACGTGTACTTTTCTCACtagtatattttatacgagtatatttttatttatcagtagcaaattaaatcaatttttcttatcaacacaaatttattttcattggcTCCTTTGAGCCAATTCCACATTCCACAGAGCATcatcaaacaaaaataaatccaCATTGTAGCTAGCTCCTAATTTACGTTGACACCGGTTGCACGTTACACgagttggaataaattttacgatattCGTGCATAAGCTTGCGTGTTTCAATGGGTAAAAGAGAATAtatttgttaaattataaGATTATACGTAACACAGTTGCGTTCAATACTACCTTTGTCCATAAATTTTATAAGCTGTATTGCACATCAAATCTACCCGAATATTTTCGCTAGCTAGAAAATAGCGGTTCCACACTGTTAACAGAATCACCTTTTTCCCCGCAAAATGGGACCACTTTCTGTCAACGAAATATGGGGGAGATTTGTCTCCTTCTATACCATGGCTAGAACCGCGAAGAAAGCgaggcgagagagagaaagagagtgagaaCAAGCGAAAGATTGACActaaaggaagaaaaaggtgCTTTCTTTGGAAACTTAGGTACGTTCGTTTGAGGTGAAAGTAAAGGTAGGTATACACGTGTATCCGTAATATTCTGTGACTCGTTGACTCGGGTCTAAGGGTATTGAGAATCGGCAGCTACGAAGGGGGATGAAAAGCGTAATCACATAAAATACATGGTGGTATTTCTCGGCACCATTGAAGACCGAAGGACGGAGAAAGCAGAGGACAAGCAGCTGTCACCGCAAAATTCCGGATCTTCTTTTACGAACACGCTGAATGGGGCTCGGTCTCTACGAAATATGATAGAGGAGCGAATGAAAACGCTCGACTATCGAGCCTTCCGATCTCAGAAGGGCCATTGAAGACAGGAATCGATTAAGCGTTGACTTTCCTGAATTCAATCGACCAATGTATAAAAGCAGAAACCGTGGTTTTCACGCTTAGTATGAATTTAATTCCAAATTCACTTTACTCGTAGTTTCCCATTCTGTAATTGATCGGTAACTGAACTGTTTCAAAGCATTCGAAAACATCTTGGTATCTTGGAGGAATTTTAATCCAGAAATAGACCTCGCGTTTGAAATCAGGACTTTCAGGTTGAACGGGTTCATGACTCAACTTGTAACGAATATCAGTGATTTGATTCTTTCTGtttatttaaaagaaaaaacatgtCGCACGCTCCTGCAGCGAGCCTTGGGAGGATTTTCACGAAATAAGCAGGCTCGAGTTCTTACGCCTTGAAGAGTCTTAAAATAAAGATTGCATGGTGGAAAAAATGCGTCTTGTATCTTGGGGATTCTGGAACGGGGCCGTTGGGTTTCGAACCAAGTGTTATTTTTATAGGTCAAGTCACATTGCACATGTAACCTTGGACTAACAGGGACTGAATAAAGTGACGTGCTCGACTGATTGTGAGGATGAGTATCTTGTTGTAAGTGAAAAAAGCTGCAGAGATTATCAAACAGGAAATTGAATCAAGAGACCGTTTTTCCAAAACGGTTCTCACGTGACCAATTTGAAGTTGGTATGTAGTCCATACTCCCGTCTTAATCTAGCATGGGACATTCGCTTCGCCGCGTGAAAtgtgaatattattttcgcccTGCGGGAATTTTATCGGAAagcgaatatttttacaaacaacGGTAACTGAGCTCACGAATAGAGCTTTAAACTGATCGCGAGTTTAAAAGTATGGAAGAAGGTTCGTTGCGTTTgtcatgtttttttcaaatgatttcaggACTTGTGTTTCATTCTCGATCAGAcggttaaaatttattttaaatcatcACCTTACCTTATTTAcacaatttatcaaattaatttcatatttccaGGTAGTACTcaatagttatttttttattcaactacGCGTACAGTCTCCAGCGTGGCGATTGCAGTTCGTGATTATATCTGAGAAATACAGTCGTTTTTAACACGAGGGAAAAATCGTGGTCAGCTTTTTACGatccatttttttaacaaGTGACGGGGAGCGATCTTTTACGAAACGGGTAAGTGTAGTCTGGGCTAAAAAGgcgttttggaaaatttttttacgaaaatattgAGTATACCCGGTTAATGGAATAAAAACTCGTTAACGATGGCCGCCGGTTATACAACCCATCCCATTTCGATTCTCATTTAGCAACACATTAGCATACACGACAATGTTGTAGAACACGTTATTCATAGTTACGAGAATGAAGCTTAATTATCCATTATAAAATACCACATTCCATTTGTCATCAACAGATAAATGAGTTCTGAAACGATCGTTGTAGAACAATTCATTTGTAATCACTTTTATGGACGGTTGAAAGTACAAGTCCAGTTGCACCCGATGGGTGATTATGCCTAGAAAAACAAGCCGATTTCCATCGATATTTGCCATCGCAACGtgacagtttgattttttaaaagcATAATTTGTTAACTTGACGATCACGACCTCGAGTCATTTGGTATAAAAGCATGGGTACCCAAATGTGAaagccagttctgcttacgaAGAGCAAACGTTCAATCGAAGTTGCGTTGCTGGTAAATCGATAACGTTCCTTTACGGACCCAACAAACAAGATGAACTACTTACTTTCCGGGTTTGCCTGCCTGTTTATTGTAACGCAGGTAAGAATTCAAAGTCATCCCCTCGTAGAGGGATTAAAATCTATAATTCGATTACCATTTTAATATGtgaggatttttattttcagatagTCGGTGCAGAAGCAATTGACCATCATCTGGAAATCAGGCAAAAGTGTTTCGCCGAACATGGTTTGGAACATGGTAAAGCAACATATTGCGATATTCTTCAATATACCTActattaaattcaatttgtcaGTCGTTTTTTAAAATACTTTCGGAGCGggcaagaaaatttttggcaaGTTCGCAGTACTGAAACACAATGAAATCTGCATCTGGTTCTTATCTCAGTTAATTCAAATGCAACATGCAAGTCTAAATCGCTGATAAAACTGGTTttaatctttctttttccacgcATTCGAAAATCCAGCATCAGGAAGCGCGGCGTATTTCGAAAATCCAAAGTCAAAGTGCTACCTGAAATGTTTCTTCGAGCACAACAAATTGGTAATTTGATCATGACCCGCAATCATCGAGtaagtaataatttatttcaccttccAATTGTTCATCGTCTCTTCTCGTCCTTAGTTCCATGCAAACGGTGATTTTGACATCGCCGCGGCACTCGTGCTGGTCGACGAGTCAATTCGCGATCAGGCGAGACCATTGGGGGAAAAATGTGCGGGCGAGCACAACAAAATTGCGGATAGATGCGAGAAGGCGTACGAAGTGATGAAGTGCTTCTTCAAGGCATCTCCAGAGGTGAGTCGTTTGcgctttaaaaaaattttcaacgcaaTACGAAGTCAAAAGAGGTCAagaaaatggttaaaaatcgTGAGAGATAAAATTTGTAGTCCCAGGAATATTGTTTGATGGGAAATCTGTGTTCAGTTTGGATGTTTGTCAAGCTTCGTTATTCAACAATTCGTCATCGTTGTTTCAGCTCTTCCCACACCTGGGAGTATTCGAGCCCCCTCACGCCTGAAGATCAACGAcgcgaataaaacaaaaacactgAACAGGATTTATCGATAGTTCTCGAGTAGCAGCCTGGaatctctttttttattttattttcttcttatctTCATTACTTATTCTGATAACACGATGATGCTGATATGATATTTTGCCCTCTAATTATACCCAAGTAATAAagtatatttcaaattcaaaccATGCGGTACAAATTAATATTGGTTTTATTTTAGTTTAGAGTAGTATTAGGATTTAGTCGAAATAATTGATATCGCACTGAAAGAGTGAGAGGAAATTTCCGAAAGAAGTCAGAGAGTTTAATTAGCGTATGAAACGTAAGGGTTTCAGCACACCGATTCGGAgaagttttataaaaatttccgacGCTTGCgaaaaaatcagtaatttCCTGGAATGGGTTTGATAAAGCAGAACCATTACCAGGTATTAGCACACGATGCGATTCGCTGGGGATTTTCATCCCAACGGATGGTAGGCTTCCGTTGATCGATAACTTACCCGCGGCGTTTGAGAAATTCTTCATCGATCCCGCAAGGATGATGTTTCGCAAGCTACAGTTCGTGCTTTCCTGGACTTCGATCAACGGAtgct is a window of Neodiprion fabricii isolate iyNeoFabr1 chromosome 6, iyNeoFabr1.1, whole genome shotgun sequence DNA encoding:
- the LOC124185245 gene encoding uncharacterized protein LOC124185245, which produces MRVIAIFVTVLAVSLAAPTESGCYSGEVDASKKVEKSSPEGPVLQDESVQVEKEAEQMNKNPIGTEVKTQEAPDSAASDNEESNDDEVSTDKEPPYKKPTIDDYKDICRATTGVTFEQVAVLGEKLDDDAPQEMKCYVQCMEEYLGNVRDKVLERYDTMFYKTLQLVDENKDKGYEICDSIVTDDPCHSSYLKFACYLRAGK
- the LOC124185252 gene encoding general odorant-binding protein 83a-like — translated: MNYLLSGFACLFIVTQIVGAEAIDHHLEIRQKCFAEHGLEHASGSAAYFENPKSKCYLKCFFEHNKLFHANGDFDIAAALVLVDESIRDQARPLGEKCAGEHNKIADRCEKAYEVMKCFFKASPELFPHLGVFEPPHA